The sequence below is a genomic window from Cicer arietinum cultivar CDC Frontier isolate Library 1 chromosome 6, Cicar.CDCFrontier_v2.0, whole genome shotgun sequence.
CTTCAATAGccactatattttttataaacactaAAAATTTTTTACTCCCTAACAGAAGTGtctatttgatttttatcaaatatattctGGATGAGATGTAAACAAGGTTGAGTTACCTGTATGAATGGagattaaattcaaataacataagcTTATGGAGATACTTTGAAAAGTTTATAACTGAAGTGATTTAttgcaaaacaaaaaacatatgcCTAAAATGGAAGGAACCTAGAATGTCCAAATAGTCAATATTAAATTCCTAGAATCAACCTTTGGTGTGTGCATAACACactttttctaaataaataaataaatacttgaAATAGTAATCAATAATTGCCTATAAATAAATAGACCAACACTCCATCACCCAAATTAACTAATTTCAATCTCTTCCATCCCAAAACACAGAAACATTAACATTGAACATATGGGTAGTTGTACATCAAATTTAAATGCAGAGAAAGTTGGAAACAAATCAAGAGTTATAAACATAGTTCACTCAAATGAAAAATTAGAACAGTTGAAAGAGCCAATAAAAGCATGGCATATTCTGTCTCAAAATCCAAACCACTTCCTCTGTTCATCAGAATCCATGTTTGTAGATTCACCAATGCTTCCAGTGATTCCAACTCAAGAGCTTCAATTTGATCATATATACTTCCTTCTCCCACTCTCCAAATCACGTGTCTCTCTTTCTCTACAAGATCTTTGCGCTCTAGCTATCAAGGCTAACACAGCTCTTGCAAAAACTACTTCCAACTCAACACTTTCTGTTTCACAAACTAGAAATTCCAAAACACACCCTATTCTTTCAAATCTTTCTCTTTGATATTCTCATTAGAATAGGTGCCAAAGGAAAAATCTTTGTCAATAGACTTCATTTTGTACTGTTCCTCATCATAGTAAAATTGCCTTCTTGAGTCAACTCATTTTAATGATCTTTATATGATTACAAGTATTGTTAATATTCATAACAAGaaatacatatattattatattacattcagacaattaaaaaatacagaCCCAAAAATCATACTTTATGTCAATCTTATTCAATTTGGGAAGAAAGGAACTATATAAAGTTGAAAGAGAGTTTAAGAGGAAGCTTTCATTTCAGTTTTGATTGCATCAACCAGCTGATCATAAGCTTCTCCCCATGCATTCTTCATTGCTGGTGACCACATTTCAGGTACTGCTTCTTTTATTGTCTCCAAAAGTGCAAACTTTGTTACCttaacaaaatcaaaacaagTTATACATTGTCTTTTATAAAACTATTCTGCCAAAGTAAACATTACTTCTTATGTTAGCTTATAAGAGCAAACATGATTGACACTTGCAATAAAACATACtcattgaaaatttatatataccTCAAAATGCTCGTCTACTACACCGTTTTTAAAATGGGTAGCACCAAGTTTTTTCAAGTTTGATTCTCTCACAGTTACTTTACCAGCCTTCCGCAGTTGGATTGCTGATTCACATGTCtgcaataacaataacaacataatTACTAACTGGTGTTTTTTCTTAATCATCCAAAAAGATGTGACATGATACAAGaaaaagtataattaattaCTGATGA
It includes:
- the LOC101514295 gene encoding uncharacterized protein; the protein is MGSCTSNLNAEKVGNKSRVINIVHSNEKLEQLKEPIKAWHILSQNPNHFLCSSESMFVDSPMLPVIPTQELQFDHIYFLLPLSKSRVSLSLQDLCALAIKANTALAKTTSNSTLSVSQTRNSKTHPILSNLSL